The following proteins are encoded in a genomic region of Acidimicrobiales bacterium:
- a CDS encoding bifunctional oligoribonuclease/PAP phosphatase NrnA has protein sequence MLADELDRAAVAIAGSAELALACHVVPDGDALGSLLAMLELCRANGKPAVASWSEPFEVGPHYRFLPGLSSATKPADFPAEPDVMMTFDCGSPERLGDLAAPAAAARSLIVVDHHATNKRFGTINLVDPDAAATAVLVRRLAAHLGWTLTRSAAICLYTGLVTDTGRFQYSNTTPEVFALAEELSSFDLPIASMSRQLFEEHRFEYLQLMSRCLARAELDRDLNLVATWVTRDDLHEHDCSLEETEGLIDIVRRAAEAEVACVLKETDDGIRVSLRATTSADVSVVAARFGGGGHRYAAGFIAPGTITKVLADIRAVLAEDPPLPPER, from the coding sequence ATGCTGGCGGATGAACTCGATCGGGCGGCGGTAGCGATCGCCGGCTCGGCGGAGCTGGCCCTGGCGTGCCATGTCGTCCCCGACGGGGACGCCCTCGGCTCGCTGCTGGCCATGCTCGAGCTGTGCCGGGCCAACGGGAAGCCGGCCGTGGCGTCGTGGTCGGAACCGTTCGAGGTGGGCCCCCACTACCGCTTCCTGCCCGGGCTGTCGTCCGCCACCAAGCCGGCGGACTTCCCCGCCGAACCTGACGTGATGATGACGTTCGACTGCGGGTCGCCCGAGCGCCTCGGCGACCTGGCCGCTCCCGCCGCGGCGGCGCGCTCGCTGATCGTCGTGGACCACCACGCCACGAACAAGCGCTTCGGCACGATCAACCTGGTCGACCCCGACGCCGCCGCCACCGCCGTGCTCGTGCGACGGCTGGCCGCACACCTCGGCTGGACGCTCACCCGCTCGGCCGCCATCTGCCTCTACACGGGGCTGGTCACCGACACCGGGCGCTTCCAGTACTCGAACACCACGCCCGAGGTGTTCGCCCTCGCCGAGGAGCTGTCCAGTTTCGACCTCCCCATCGCGTCGATGAGCCGCCAGCTGTTCGAGGAGCACCGCTTCGAGTACCTCCAGCTGATGAGCCGGTGCCTGGCCCGGGCCGAGCTCGACCGCGACCTGAACCTGGTGGCCACCTGGGTCACCCGCGACGACCTGCACGAGCACGACTGCAGCCTCGAGGAGACCGAGGGCCTGATCGACATCGTCCGGCGGGCGGCCGAGGCCGAGGTGGCCTGCGTGCTCAAGGAGACCGACGACGGCATCCGGGTGTCGCTGCGGGCGACCACGTCGGCCGACGTCTCGGTCGTCGCCGCCCGCTTCGGCGGGGGAGGCCACCGGTACGCGGCCGGCTTCATCGCTCCGGGCACCATCACGAAGGTGCTGGCCGACATCCGCGCCGTCCTCGCCGAAGACCCGCCGCTGCCGCCGGAGCGTTGA
- the rpsO gene encoding 30S ribosomal protein S15 has translation MPDKAATIAEHRLHETDTGSSEVQIALLSQRIDHLTAHLKMHKGDHHTRRGLMKIIGQRRRLLDYVKSNDVERYRTIIGRLGLRR, from the coding sequence ATGCCCGACAAGGCAGCGACAATCGCCGAGCACCGGCTTCACGAGACCGACACGGGTTCGTCCGAGGTCCAGATCGCACTGCTCAGCCAGCGCATCGACCACCTCACCGCCCACCTCAAGATGCACAAGGGCGACCATCACACCCGACGTGGCCTCATGAAGATCATCGGCCAGCGTCGTCGTCTGCTCGACTACGTGAAATCCAACGACGTCGAGCGGTACCGGACGATCATCGGGCGCCTCGGCCTCCGCCGATAG
- the truB gene encoding tRNA pseudouridine(55) synthase TruB — MTAGARRPAGPVTDGVVVVDKPAGWTSHDAVARCRRIFGQKRVGHAGTLDPDATGVLVVGLGRATRLLRYVTDLPKTYEGEVVLGVATSTLDAAGEETGRWDMGGVGLHDVLAAAGTFVGEIDQVPPMVSAVKIGGQRLHALARAGVDVQRPPRRVTVRRFDVEPASAPGVFRIVVECSSGTYIRSLAADVGTALGGGAHLRSLRRTAVGPFTLAGAVPLEELTPDATLPPSAAVAHLPSVDVGPDVAAAVATGKVLAPDVLGVDGHGPWAVLDCAGVLLAVYERHGDGRAKPSVVLTTPA, encoded by the coding sequence TTGACGGCCGGCGCCCGCCGGCCTGCCGGGCCCGTCACCGACGGGGTCGTGGTGGTGGACAAGCCGGCCGGTTGGACGTCGCACGACGCCGTCGCCCGCTGCCGGCGGATCTTCGGGCAGAAGCGCGTCGGCCACGCCGGCACGCTCGATCCCGATGCCACGGGGGTCCTGGTCGTCGGCCTCGGCCGGGCCACCCGCCTGCTGCGATACGTCACCGACCTCCCGAAGACGTACGAGGGGGAAGTGGTGCTCGGCGTGGCCACGTCGACGTTGGACGCAGCCGGGGAGGAGACGGGGCGGTGGGACATGGGCGGCGTGGGGCTCCATGACGTGCTGGCCGCCGCCGGGACGTTCGTGGGCGAGATCGACCAGGTGCCGCCCATGGTCTCGGCCGTGAAGATCGGCGGCCAGCGCCTCCACGCCCTGGCCCGGGCCGGCGTCGATGTGCAGCGGCCACCCCGGCGGGTCACTGTGCGGCGCTTCGACGTGGAGCCGGCCTCGGCGCCCGGCGTGTTCCGCATCGTGGTCGAGTGCTCGTCGGGCACCTACATCCGCTCCCTCGCCGCCGACGTGGGGACCGCCCTCGGCGGCGGCGCCCACCTGCGGTCCCTGCGGCGCACCGCCGTCGGGCCCTTTACCCTCGCTGGCGCCGTCCCGCTGGAGGAGCTGACGCCGGACGCCACCCTGCCCCCGTCGGCCGCCGTCGCTCATCTCCCCTCCGTCGACGTCGGTCCCGACGTGGCTGCCGCCGTGGCCACCGGCAAGGTGCTGGCGCCCGACGTGCTCGGCGTCGACGGCCACGGTCCCTGGGCGGTCCTCGACTGCGCCGGCGTCCTCCTCGCCGTCTACGAGCGCCACGGCGACGGCCGGGCCAAGCCCTCCGTCGTCCTCACCACTCCCGCCTGA
- a CDS encoding DUF503 domain-containing protein, protein MKEKRAVVKPMLEGARRRFQVSAAEVAHQDKWQRAALGFATVGPDAGHLEEVLAAVERFVWSFPEAEVLEAAVAVLPADDDA, encoded by the coding sequence TTGAAGGAGAAGCGGGCCGTGGTGAAGCCGATGCTGGAAGGAGCGAGGCGGCGGTTCCAGGTGTCGGCGGCCGAGGTCGCCCACCAGGACAAGTGGCAGCGGGCCGCCCTCGGGTTCGCCACAGTCGGCCCCGATGCCGGTCACCTGGAGGAGGTCCTCGCCGCCGTCGAGCGCTTCGTGTGGTCCTTCCCGGAGGCCGAGGTGCTCGAGGCGGCGGTGGCCGTCCTTCCTGCCGACGACGATGCCTGA
- a CDS encoding polyribonucleotide nucleotidyltransferase, with product MAEAISVSGPVSGTDKTLSFETGKLAGQAGGAVVGRIGDTVVLVTATAAKAPREGVDFFPLTVDVEERMYAAGKIPGSFFRREGRATDQAILTCRLIDRPLRPSFPDGFRNEVHVVATVFGADQENPHDVVAINAASAALMVSNVPFDGPIGAVRIAYDTEGGWVPHATYQEGDAGTFELVVAGRGLDDGDVAIMMVEAGGTENAWRYYQEGAPKVTEAVIASGLEAAKTWIKESIELQLELVEKVGGKKEVMAFPTASDYADDVWDAVKDAGTEPIGKAVTIVGKAERNAALEDAAVTVAEKLGDAFEGREKEIKAAIKSLTKALIRRRVVEDGFRIDGRSVTDIRPLSAEVSQIPTAHGSALFQRGETQVMGVSTLGMPRMDQLLDTIGTEVRKRYMHHYNFPPFSTGETGFMRGPKRREIGHGLLAERALLPVVPPLEEFPYAIRVVSDVLSSNGSTSMASVCASTLSLMDAGVPLKAPVAGIAMGLIYAEGKYTTLTDILGAEDAFGDMDFKVAGTEDFVTALQLDTKIAGIPADVLGKALQQAREARLQILEVMAGAIAEPREEVAATAPKIVSISIPIDKIGEVIGPKGKVINALQQETGADINVDDDGMVGTVTIGAKDGTAVAEARRRIELILDPPKAVIGAVYTGRVVNVTKFGAFVNILPGRDGLVHISKLGQGKRVERVEDVVDLGDEITVRVDDIDQQGKVSLSPVGADGVAAEAPAPRERAPRVEGGGRPREPEAAPAAGGGAETVSFEAAWESEAAQEFGDLGPAPAGGAPREGFGGARRSDDRGGDGPRRNPRRGGGGGRR from the coding sequence GTGGCAGAGGCCATTTCCGTCTCCGGTCCCGTCAGCGGGACCGACAAGACCCTTTCCTTCGAGACCGGCAAGCTGGCCGGGCAGGCCGGCGGCGCCGTCGTCGGCCGCATCGGCGACACCGTCGTGCTCGTCACCGCCACCGCAGCCAAGGCACCACGGGAGGGGGTCGACTTCTTCCCCCTCACCGTCGACGTCGAGGAGCGCATGTACGCGGCCGGCAAGATCCCCGGCTCGTTCTTCCGCCGGGAGGGCCGGGCCACCGACCAGGCCATCCTCACCTGCCGCCTGATCGACCGGCCCCTGCGCCCGTCGTTCCCCGACGGCTTCCGCAACGAGGTCCACGTCGTGGCCACGGTGTTCGGGGCCGACCAGGAGAACCCGCACGACGTCGTGGCCATCAACGCCGCCTCGGCGGCCCTGATGGTGTCGAACGTCCCCTTCGACGGGCCGATCGGCGCCGTCCGCATCGCCTACGACACCGAGGGCGGCTGGGTGCCCCATGCCACCTACCAGGAAGGCGACGCCGGCACCTTCGAGCTGGTCGTGGCCGGTCGCGGGCTCGACGACGGCGACGTCGCCATCATGATGGTGGAGGCGGGCGGGACGGAGAACGCCTGGCGGTACTACCAAGAAGGCGCCCCGAAGGTCACCGAGGCGGTCATCGCCTCCGGTCTGGAAGCGGCCAAGACCTGGATCAAGGAGTCGATCGAGCTCCAGCTGGAACTCGTCGAGAAGGTCGGTGGCAAGAAGGAGGTCATGGCCTTCCCCACCGCCTCCGACTACGCGGACGACGTGTGGGACGCGGTGAAGGACGCTGGCACGGAGCCCATCGGCAAGGCCGTCACCATCGTGGGCAAGGCGGAGCGCAACGCCGCCCTCGAGGACGCCGCCGTCACCGTGGCCGAGAAGCTGGGCGACGCCTTCGAGGGGCGGGAGAAGGAGATCAAGGCCGCCATCAAGAGCCTGACCAAGGCCTTGATCCGCCGCCGGGTGGTGGAGGACGGGTTCCGCATCGACGGCCGCAGCGTCACCGACATCCGCCCGCTCAGCGCCGAGGTGTCCCAGATCCCCACCGCCCATGGCTCGGCCCTGTTCCAACGGGGCGAGACGCAGGTGATGGGCGTGTCCACGCTTGGGATGCCCCGCATGGACCAGCTGCTCGACACCATCGGCACCGAGGTCCGCAAGCGCTACATGCACCACTACAACTTCCCGCCCTTCTCCACCGGCGAGACAGGCTTCATGCGCGGTCCCAAGCGCCGCGAGATCGGCCACGGCCTGCTGGCCGAGCGGGCCCTGCTGCCGGTGGTGCCGCCCCTCGAGGAGTTCCCCTACGCCATCCGGGTGGTGAGCGACGTGCTGTCGTCCAACGGCTCCACGTCGATGGCGTCGGTGTGCGCCTCGACGCTCTCGCTGATGGACGCCGGCGTGCCGTTGAAGGCGCCCGTGGCCGGCATCGCCATGGGTCTCATCTACGCCGAGGGCAAGTACACCACGCTCACCGACATCCTCGGGGCCGAGGACGCCTTCGGCGACATGGACTTCAAGGTGGCCGGCACCGAGGACTTCGTCACCGCCCTCCAGCTCGACACCAAGATCGCCGGCATCCCGGCCGACGTGCTGGGCAAGGCGCTCCAGCAGGCCCGCGAGGCCCGCCTCCAGATCCTCGAGGTCATGGCCGGCGCCATCGCCGAGCCCCGCGAGGAGGTGGCCGCCACCGCCCCCAAGATCGTGAGCATCTCCATCCCGATCGACAAGATCGGCGAGGTCATCGGTCCCAAGGGCAAGGTCATCAACGCCCTCCAGCAGGAGACCGGCGCCGACATCAACGTCGACGACGACGGCATGGTGGGCACCGTCACGATCGGGGCCAAGGACGGCACGGCGGTGGCCGAGGCCAGGCGCCGCATCGAGCTGATCCTCGACCCGCCCAAGGCGGTCATCGGGGCCGTCTACACCGGCCGGGTGGTCAACGTCACCAAGTTCGGTGCGTTCGTCAACATCCTCCCCGGCCGCGACGGCCTCGTCCACATCTCCAAGCTGGGCCAGGGCAAGCGGGTCGAACGGGTGGAGGACGTGGTCGATCTGGGCGACGAGATCACCGTCCGGGTCGACGACATCGACCAGCAGGGCAAGGTGTCGCTGTCGCCGGTCGGCGCCGACGGCGTGGCGGCCGAGGCGCCGGCTCCCCGTGAGCGGGCGCCCCGGGTCGAGGGCGGCGGCCGCCCCCGCGAGCCCGAAGCCGCTCCGGCGGCAGGGGGCGGTGCCGAGACGGTGTCGTTCGAGGCGGCCTGGGAATCGGAGGCGGCCCAGGAGTTCGGCGACCTGGGGCCGGCTCCGGCCGGCGGCGCACCACGGGAGGGATTCGGCGGCGCCCGGCGGTCCGACGATCGCGGAGGCGACGGCCCGCGGCGCAACCCGAGGCGGGGCGGAGGCGGCGGGCGTCGCTAG
- the infB gene encoding translation initiation factor IF-2 — protein sequence MGGRAAPAGPARTGGMGGPRPSGPGGPPRTGAPRTGGFPPRTGGPGGSPGGGFGARPGGGGGPGGGPGGGFGGRPGGGPGGGFGGRPGGPGGRGRPPRRKGGRRRRPLEELEPFDPSKGYAPSSQPVPTGEIIVERGSTAQDLGPKLNRSAGDIVRFLFLQGDMTTATSPLSDEAIELFADEVGASIRLVEPGEEKEAALQRKYFDDDEEEEDESLLRPRPPIITVMGHVDHGKTKLLDRIRETNVVEGEAGGITQHIGAYQVEKDGRLLTFIDTPGHEAFTAMRARGANVTDIVILVVAADDGVMPQTVEALNHAKAADVPIVVAVNKIDREEADPTRVMQQLSELGLTPEQWGGDTIMVELSALQNLGVDDLLEQLLLVAEVQLPEQLVANPEAKARGAVLEANLDPGRGPVATVMVETGTLRVGDAIVAGAAWGRVRAMLDDKGDKIKEAPPSTPVQVLGFSDVPSAGDDFRVTATDKVARDIAEQREQRFRSADLRKTPSMAGTTAKLEDIFEQIQRGETATLNLILKADVQGSLEAVTESLRKRERDEVKLSFVHRAVGGITENDIQLAAASSATIIGFNVRPDRKARALAEAEDVDVRTYEIIYKLIEDIEAAMIGMLKPEYEEVVTGDAEVREVYSVPRVGKVAGCYVLNGVITRGSKVRFLREGTVIWNGTVTSLKRFKDDVREVQTGFECGIGLSDFQDLRSGDVIETYEEREIPRT from the coding sequence ATGGGTGGCCGGGCCGCTCCGGCCGGTCCCGCCCGCACGGGCGGCATGGGTGGTCCCCGCCCGTCCGGCCCCGGCGGGCCTCCCCGCACGGGCGCGCCCCGCACGGGTGGCTTCCCGCCCCGCACGGGCGGACCCGGCGGCTCGCCCGGCGGCGGCTTCGGTGCCCGTCCCGGCGGCGGCGGTGGTCCCGGTGGTGGTCCCGGTGGCGGCTTCGGCGGCCGCCCCGGCGGTGGTCCCGGCGGCGGCTTCGGCGGCCGCCCCGGCGGTCCCGGTGGTCGTGGCCGCCCGCCCCGCCGGAAGGGCGGGAGGCGCCGGCGCCCGCTCGAGGAGCTGGAGCCGTTCGACCCGAGCAAGGGCTACGCCCCGTCGAGCCAGCCCGTGCCCACCGGCGAGATCATCGTCGAGCGGGGATCCACCGCCCAGGACCTGGGCCCCAAGCTCAACCGGTCGGCCGGCGACATCGTCCGGTTCCTCTTCCTCCAGGGCGACATGACCACGGCCACCTCGCCGCTGTCCGACGAGGCCATCGAGCTGTTCGCCGACGAGGTCGGTGCCAGCATCCGGCTCGTCGAGCCGGGCGAGGAGAAGGAAGCTGCCCTCCAGCGCAAGTACTTCGACGACGACGAGGAGGAGGAGGACGAAAGCCTGCTCCGCCCCCGTCCGCCCATCATCACGGTCATGGGCCACGTCGACCACGGCAAGACCAAGCTGCTCGACCGCATCCGTGAGACCAACGTGGTCGAGGGCGAGGCCGGCGGCATCACCCAGCACATCGGGGCGTACCAGGTCGAGAAGGACGGGCGCCTGCTCACCTTCATCGACACGCCCGGCCACGAGGCCTTCACCGCCATGCGGGCGCGGGGTGCCAACGTCACCGACATCGTCATCCTGGTGGTGGCGGCCGACGACGGCGTGATGCCCCAGACGGTCGAGGCGCTCAACCACGCCAAGGCGGCCGACGTCCCCATCGTGGTGGCGGTCAACAAGATCGACCGCGAGGAGGCCGATCCCACCCGCGTCATGCAGCAGCTGTCCGAGCTCGGCCTCACGCCCGAGCAGTGGGGTGGCGACACGATCATGGTCGAGCTGTCGGCCCTGCAGAACCTGGGCGTCGACGACCTGCTCGAGCAGCTCCTGCTGGTCGCCGAGGTGCAGCTCCCGGAGCAGCTGGTGGCCAACCCCGAGGCCAAGGCCAGGGGCGCCGTACTCGAGGCCAACCTCGACCCCGGGCGCGGTCCGGTGGCCACGGTGATGGTCGAGACGGGCACCTTGCGGGTGGGCGACGCCATCGTCGCCGGCGCCGCATGGGGCCGGGTGCGGGCGATGCTCGACGACAAGGGCGACAAGATCAAGGAGGCGCCGCCCTCCACGCCGGTACAGGTGCTCGGGTTCTCCGACGTGCCCAGTGCGGGCGACGACTTCCGCGTCACCGCCACCGACAAGGTGGCCCGCGACATCGCCGAGCAGCGCGAGCAGCGCTTCCGCTCGGCCGACCTGCGCAAGACGCCGTCCATGGCAGGTACCACGGCCAAGCTCGAGGACATCTTCGAGCAGATCCAGCGGGGCGAGACGGCCACACTGAACCTGATCCTCAAGGCCGACGTCCAGGGCTCGCTGGAGGCCGTCACCGAGAGCCTGCGCAAGCGCGAGCGCGACGAGGTGAAGCTGAGCTTCGTCCACCGGGCGGTGGGCGGGATCACCGAGAACGACATCCAGCTGGCGGCCGCCTCCAGCGCCACCATCATCGGCTTCAACGTGCGGCCCGACCGCAAGGCCCGGGCGCTGGCCGAGGCCGAGGACGTCGACGTCCGCACCTACGAGATCATCTACAAGCTGATCGAGGACATCGAAGCGGCCATGATCGGCATGCTGAAGCCCGAGTACGAGGAGGTCGTCACCGGCGACGCCGAGGTGCGCGAGGTGTACAGCGTGCCGCGGGTCGGCAAGGTGGCCGGCTGCTACGTCCTCAACGGCGTCATCACCCGGGGCTCCAAGGTCCGCTTCCTCCGTGAGGGCACCGTGATCTGGAACGGCACGGTCACGTCGCTCAAGCGGTTCAAAGACGACGTGCGCGAGGTGCAGACCGGCTTCGAGTGCGGCATCGGCCTGTCGGACTTCCAGGACCTGCGGTCGGGCGACGTCATCGAGACGTACGAGGAGCGCGAGATCCCACGCACGTAG
- a CDS encoding ribosome-binding factor A — MPERGGGRRYPRMARVNELLREVIADELERMSDADERLLMLTVTGVDADSDLSRARVMLSSLPPGAEDALEEHRVQLQRSINRQARLKRTPQLSFGTDPAVESGTRVEDILRDLRTLEGGADAGG; from the coding sequence ATGCCTGAGCGCGGCGGTGGGCGGCGCTACCCCCGCATGGCGCGGGTGAACGAGTTGCTGCGCGAGGTGATCGCCGACGAGCTCGAGCGCATGTCCGACGCCGACGAGCGCCTGCTCATGCTCACCGTGACCGGCGTCGACGCCGACTCGGACCTGAGCCGGGCCAGAGTCATGCTCAGCTCTCTCCCCCCGGGCGCCGAAGACGCTCTGGAGGAGCATCGCGTCCAGTTGCAGCGGTCGATCAACCGGCAGGCCAGATTGAAGCGCACGCCTCAACTTTCCTTCGGCACCGACCCTGCGGTAGAGAGTGGGACGCGGGTGGAGGACATTCTGCGGGACCTCCGGACGTTGGAAGGTGGTGCGGATGCTGGCGGATGA
- a CDS encoding bifunctional riboflavin kinase/FAD synthetase translates to MEVLEEPAGCPRPASGTVVTIGAYDGVHLGHRALLARVRSMADQLGSAAAVVTFDRHPATVVRPESAPKLLTDLDQKLELLATTGMDYAYVVHFDEARAAESAEDFVRRLLVDCLSARAVVVGHDFHFGNRRGGNVALLQTMGADFGFDVLGISLVADGPAGEAVSSTRVRRLLAEGDAAGAVALLGRPHEVRGTVVAGDRRGRELGYPTANVVAPGDILLPADGIYAGWYRRPDGDLHPAAISLGRRPTFHPDADVSVLEAYLLDFEGDLYGEQAAVRFTARIRGEERFDSVDALIARMGDDVVATRALLATA, encoded by the coding sequence GTGGAGGTGCTCGAGGAGCCTGCCGGTTGTCCCCGCCCGGCCTCGGGCACGGTGGTCACCATCGGCGCCTACGACGGCGTGCACCTGGGCCACCGGGCGCTCCTGGCCCGGGTGCGGAGCATGGCCGACCAGCTCGGGTCCGCCGCCGCCGTCGTCACGTTCGACCGTCACCCGGCCACGGTGGTGCGGCCGGAATCGGCGCCCAAGCTGCTCACCGACCTCGACCAGAAACTGGAGCTGCTGGCCACCACCGGCATGGACTACGCCTACGTCGTCCACTTCGACGAGGCGAGGGCGGCCGAGTCGGCCGAGGACTTCGTGCGCCGGCTGCTGGTGGACTGCCTTTCCGCTCGCGCCGTCGTGGTGGGCCACGACTTCCACTTCGGCAACCGCCGGGGAGGCAACGTCGCGTTGCTCCAGACGATGGGCGCCGACTTCGGTTTCGACGTCCTCGGCATCAGCCTGGTGGCCGACGGCCCGGCCGGCGAGGCGGTCTCGTCCACGCGTGTCCGGCGCCTCCTGGCGGAGGGCGACGCAGCCGGAGCGGTTGCCCTGCTCGGCCGTCCCCACGAGGTCCGGGGCACGGTGGTGGCGGGCGACAGGCGGGGCCGGGAGCTCGGGTACCCGACCGCCAACGTCGTCGCGCCGGGCGACATCCTCCTGCCGGCGGACGGCATCTACGCCGGCTGGTACCGGCGCCCCGACGGCGATCTCCACCCGGCCGCCATCTCGCTCGGCCGCCGGCCCACCTTCCATCCCGACGCCGACGTCTCGGTGCTCGAGGCCTACCTGCTCGACTTCGAGGGCGACCTCTACGGCGAGCAGGCTGCCGTCCGGTTCACGGCCCGCATCCGCGGCGAGGAGCGCTTCGACTCGGTCGATGCCCTGATCGCCCGGATGGGCGACGACGTCGTCGCCACCCGGGCCCTGCTGGCGACCGCCTGA
- the arfB gene encoding alternative ribosome rescue aminoacyl-tRNA hydrolase ArfB — protein sequence MADDLRVSGSLRIPLAELEWRFSRSGGPGGQHANTADTRAEVRFDVAGSPALGPRQRARLLERLGPVVRVVASDSRSQARNRELALERLAARLAEALHIERTRRPTRPSKGAKERRLEAKRQQGERKRMRARPPSPDD from the coding sequence GTGGCCGACGACCTGCGGGTGAGCGGCTCGCTCCGCATCCCGCTGGCCGAGCTCGAGTGGCGGTTCTCCCGCAGCGGCGGGCCTGGCGGCCAGCACGCCAACACGGCGGACACCCGGGCCGAGGTCCGCTTCGACGTGGCCGGCTCCCCCGCCCTCGGGCCCCGCCAGCGGGCCCGCCTGCTCGAGCGCCTGGGGCCCGTGGTGCGGGTGGTGGCGTCGGACTCGCGGTCGCAGGCCCGCAACCGCGAGCTCGCCCTCGAACGCCTCGCCGCCCGGCTGGCCGAGGCGCTGCACATCGAGCGGACCCGCCGGCCCACGCGTCCGAGCAAGGGCGCCAAGGAACGCCGGCTGGAGGCCAAGCGCCAGCAGGGCGAGCGCAAGCGCATGCGGGCCCGCCCGCCGTCCCCCGACGACTAG